In one window of Pseudochaenichthys georgianus chromosome 5, fPseGeo1.2, whole genome shotgun sequence DNA:
- the rpl29 gene encoding large ribosomal subunit protein eL29, which translates to MAKSKNHTTHNQSRKAHRNGIKKPTSQRYESLKGVDPKFLKNMRFAKKHNKKGAKQGQKTEKAVQSK; encoded by the exons ATGGCCAAGTCAAAGAATCACACAACCCACAACCAGT CTCGTAAGGCCCATAGGAATGGCATCAAGAAGCCCACATCTCAGCGATATGAGTCTCTGAAGGGG GTGGACCCTAAGTTCCTGAAGAACATGCGCTTTGCTAAGAAGCACAACAAGAAGGGCGCGAAGCAGGGACAGAAGACAGAGAAGGCAGTGCAGTCTAAATAG